CGAGGTCGTCGACGCGGTGAACGCGGCGACCGGGCTGGACAACGCCCGCTTCCTGATGGATCTGTACCACCTGTCGATGAACGGCGAGGACCTGGAGGAGGTCATCGACCGCTACACCGGCAAGACCGCCCATGTGCAGATCGCGGACAACCCCGGCCGCGGCGCCCCCGGCACCGGGCAGCTGGACTTCGACGCCCTGCTCACGCGGCTGACCAAGGCCGACTACGACGGCTTCATCGGCCTGGAGTACAAGCCGGGCGACGCACCCAGCGCCGACGCCTTCACCTGGCTGCCCGCCGACCGGCGCGCCGCCGAGTAACCGGCGCGCCGCGAAGCAACCGGCGAACCGGCGCGCTTGCCCCTGCGCGTGTCGCGCGTTTTTGACCAGCACGTTTTTCGAAAGGCATCTGATGAGCACCCTTCCCAAGATTGCGTGGATCGGTCTGGGCATCATGGGCTCGCCCATGGCCGAGAACCTGATCAAGGCCGGCTACGCCGTGACCGGCTACACCCTGGAGGCCGACAAGCTGGAGCGGCTGGCGCAGGCCGGCGGCACCGCGGCCGGCTCGATCGCCGAGGCGGTCAAGGACGCCGACATCGTGATCACCATGGTCCCGGCCTCCCCGCAGGTCGAGGCCATCGCCTACGGCCCCGACGGCATCGTGGACAACGCCAAATCCGGCGCGCTGCTGATCGACATGTCCTCGATCACCCCGCAGACCTCCATCGACCTGGCCAAGGCCGCCGGCGACAAGGGCATCCGCGTGCTGGACGCCCCCGTCTCCGGTGGTGAGGCCGGCGCCGTCGAGGCCGTGCTGTCGATCATGGTCGGCGGTCAGCAGGCCGACTTCGACGCCGCCCGCCCCGTACTGGAGGCCCTGGGCAAGACCATCGTGCTGTGCGGCCCGCACGGCTCCGGCCAGACCGTCAAGGCCGCCAACCAGCTCATCGTCGCCGTCAACATCCAAGCCTGCGCCGAAGCGGTGGTCTTCCTGGAGAAGTCCGGCGTCGACCTCGCCGCCGCCCTCGACGTCCTGAACGGCGGCCTGGCCGGCTCCACCGTCCTGACCCGCAAGACCGACAACTTCAAAAACCGCGACTTCAAGCCCGGCTTCCGCATCGACCTGCACCACAAGGACATGGGCATCGTCACCGACGCCGCCCGCACCGTCGGCGCCGCCCTGCCCGTCGGCTCCCTCGTCGCCTCCCTCGTCGCCTCCCTGCGCGCCCAGGGCGACGGCGGCCTGGACCACTCCGCCCTCCTGCGCGGCGTCGAACGCCTCTCCGGACACACCACCGAAAGCTGAGAACCGTGGCGGCGCAGCGGATTCCCGCCATACGGGCGGCCGTCCAGATCATGCGGGACGAGGGCGTGGAGATCGTCTTCGGCTGCCCCGGTGCCGCGCTCCTCCCGCTCCACGCGGCGATGACGGAGGCCGGCGGCATCGAGCAGCTGTCGGTGCGCCACGAAGAGGCCGCCGCGCACATGGCGGACGGCTGGGCCCGTACGAGCGGGAAGGTCGGCATCGCCGCGGTGCCCGCGGGCCCCGGGGCGGCACGGCTGGTCACCGGGCTGTACGCGGCCCAGCGGGACGCGGTCCCCCTGGTGTGCCTCACCGGTCGGGAGGGGGCCGGTCCGGGGTCGGGCGGCCGGCTGCGCCACGCGGGCTTCCGGCCGCCGGACCTCCTCCGGCTGGCCGGGGCGGTCACCAAGCGCGCCGAGCGGATCGAGGATCCAGCCCGGATTCCGGGAGCCTTCCGTGAGGCGTTCCGGATCGCGCGGGACGGCCGCCCCGGCCCGGTCCTGATCGACGTCCCGGCCGACCTGGCCGCGACGGAGATCGTCCACGACGCCGGGCACACCGCCGGGTCCGGATTCCGGCCCCCGCAGGCCGGGACCCCGCGGGCGGTCGCCGGGCACGCCGTTCCGGCCGGGGACACCGGCCCCGCGCCCGCCGCCGTCGCGGAGATCGCCGATGCCTTCGGGCCGGACGCGTACGTGGTCAGCGGCGCGGCCGGTCCCTGTGCCCGCAGCGGTCCTCCCGGTTGGGAGGTGCCCGCCGCGATCGGGGTGCGCAAGGCCCTGGACTCCCGGGGTGAGCGGGACGCCGAGGTCGTGGTGGTCGTCGACGGTCACGACTGGGCGTTCATGGCCGGGGAACTGGCCGCCGCGGCCCGGTACGAGGTGCCGTTCGTACTGGTCACGCTCACCCCTCCCGGCCAGGACGCGGACTTCACGGATGCCGTGAAGCTCGTCGAGGCGTACGGCTGCGCAGGCCGGCGCCTCACCGGTCCGGCCGACCCCGCGGAGCTCCGCTCGGTGACCGAGTGGGCCCGCAAGGAAGCCGTCTCCACACGGCGCCCGGTCCTCATGGAGGTCCGGCCCGCCTGACGGCCTCCCCCGAGCTTCCGGGCGGTGGCTGCGCTGACACCTGTCCTGTCGCGCCCAGGCGCGGCCGCCGTCCGGAATACCCCTCGTTACCGCCCAGGTTTGTTTCAACAAACTGTTGACGTTTGGTCGGAGCCCTTCTTACGCTCCGACATGCGGAAGCCAACTTCCGCGCTCTCGTACGGAAGGTCACCATGTCGAAGCCCACGCCGACGGCGCGCGTTCTCACTACGGAGGCTGGCGCCCCCGTCGCCGACAACCAGAACTCCTCAACCGCCGGCGTCGGCGGCCCGATCATCCTCCAGGACCAGCACCTGCTGGAGAAGCTCGCCCGCTTCAACCGCGAGCGCATCCCGGAGCGCGTCGTGCACGCCCGCGGCTCGGGCGCGTACGGGTACTTCGAGGTGACCGACGACGTCACGGCCTTCACCCGGGCCGACTTCCTGAACACCGTCGGCAAGCGGACCGAGACGTTCATCCGCTTCTCCACCGTCGCCGACAACCTCGGCGGCCCGGACGCGGCCCGCGACCCGCGGGGCTTCGCCCTGAAGTTCTACACCGAAGAGGGCAACTACGACCTCGTCGGCAACAACACCCCGGTGTTCTTCATCAAGGACCCGATCAAGTTCCCCGACTTCATCCACTCGCAGAAGCGCGACCCCTTCACGGGCAAGCAGGAAGCGGACAACGTCTGGGACTTCTGGGCGCACGCCCCCGAGGCCACCCACCAGATCACCTGGCTGATGGGCGACCGCGGCATCCCGGCCTCCTACCGCCACATGAACGGCTACGGCTCGCACACCTACCAGTGGACCAACGCCCAGGGCGAGTCCTTCTTCGTCAAGTACCACTTCAAGACGAACCAGGGCATCCGCTGCCTGAGCAGCGAGCAGGGCGCCGAGCTGGCGGGCAAGGACCCCAACAGCCACCAGACCGACCTGCTGCAGTCGATCGAGCGGGGCGTGTACCCCTCCTGGACGCTGTACGTGCAGGTCATGCCGGCGGCCGAGGCGGCCAACTACCGCTTCAACCCGTTCGACCTGACCAAGGTGTGGCCGCACGCCGACTACCCGCTGCAGCGGGTGGGCCGGCTGGTCCTGGACCGCAACCCCGACAACGTCTTCGCCGAGGTCGAGCAGTCCGCGTTCTCGCCGAACAACTTCGTGCCCGGCATCGGCCCGTCCCCGGACAAGATGCTGCAGGGACGGCTGTTCGCCTACGCCGACGCGCACCGCTACCGCCTGGGCGTCAACCACACCCAGCTGCCGGTGAACGCCCCGAAGGCGACCAAGGCCAACAACTACGGCCGCGACGGCCTCATGGCGACCAACGCCTACGACCGGCACGCCAAGAACTACGAGCCCAACTCCTACGACGGCCCGGCGGAGACCGGCCAGCCGCTCTC
The sequence above is a segment of the Streptomyces lydicus genome. Coding sequences within it:
- a CDS encoding catalase translates to MSKPTPTARVLTTEAGAPVADNQNSSTAGVGGPIILQDQHLLEKLARFNRERIPERVVHARGSGAYGYFEVTDDVTAFTRADFLNTVGKRTETFIRFSTVADNLGGPDAARDPRGFALKFYTEEGNYDLVGNNTPVFFIKDPIKFPDFIHSQKRDPFTGKQEADNVWDFWAHAPEATHQITWLMGDRGIPASYRHMNGYGSHTYQWTNAQGESFFVKYHFKTNQGIRCLSSEQGAELAGKDPNSHQTDLLQSIERGVYPSWTLYVQVMPAAEAANYRFNPFDLTKVWPHADYPLQRVGRLVLDRNPDNVFAEVEQSAFSPNNFVPGIGPSPDKMLQGRLFAYADAHRYRLGVNHTQLPVNAPKATKANNYGRDGLMATNAYDRHAKNYEPNSYDGPAETGQPLSAPLAVSGYVGTHEAPAHTKDDDFFQAGELYRLMSQDEKKRLVDNIAGGLSQVSRDDVIEKNLAHFHAADQDYGKRVEARVRELRED
- a CDS encoding 2-hydroxy-3-oxopropionate reductase, translated to MSTLPKIAWIGLGIMGSPMAENLIKAGYAVTGYTLEADKLERLAQAGGTAAGSIAEAVKDADIVITMVPASPQVEAIAYGPDGIVDNAKSGALLIDMSSITPQTSIDLAKAAGDKGIRVLDAPVSGGEAGAVEAVLSIMVGGQQADFDAARPVLEALGKTIVLCGPHGSGQTVKAANQLIVAVNIQACAEAVVFLEKSGVDLAAALDVLNGGLAGSTVLTRKTDNFKNRDFKPGFRIDLHHKDMGIVTDAARTVGAALPVGSLVASLVASLRAQGDGGLDHSALLRGVERLSGHTTES
- a CDS encoding thiamine pyrophosphate-binding protein; the encoded protein is MAAQRIPAIRAAVQIMRDEGVEIVFGCPGAALLPLHAAMTEAGGIEQLSVRHEEAAAHMADGWARTSGKVGIAAVPAGPGAARLVTGLYAAQRDAVPLVCLTGREGAGPGSGGRLRHAGFRPPDLLRLAGAVTKRAERIEDPARIPGAFREAFRIARDGRPGPVLIDVPADLAATEIVHDAGHTAGSGFRPPQAGTPRAVAGHAVPAGDTGPAPAAVAEIADAFGPDAYVVSGAAGPCARSGPPGWEVPAAIGVRKALDSRGERDAEVVVVVDGHDWAFMAGELAAAARYEVPFVLVTLTPPGQDADFTDAVKLVEAYGCAGRRLTGPADPAELRSVTEWARKEAVSTRRPVLMEVRPA